The Microbacterium paraoxydans genome includes a window with the following:
- a CDS encoding SDR family NAD(P)-dependent oxidoreductase, protein MELGLRGKRAFISGSSQGIGYAVASALAAEGVDVVINGRDEGRVDAAVGVLALAHPEVAVSGIAADFTDPSQVARLTERLGDVDILVNNVGLFGLADFADVADEDWARYFEVNVMSGVRLSRSLLPGMRERGWGRIVFVSSESGVNVPADMVHYGVTKAAMIALGNGLAKLTRGTGVTVNTVLGGPTYSEGVAASVTAVVEARSVSVEVMKEAIIGQNTTSLLGRFLDPAEVADLVVYLSSVRASATNGAALRADGGVLTAML, encoded by the coding sequence ATGGAACTGGGGCTGCGCGGCAAGAGGGCGTTCATCAGCGGATCGAGCCAGGGGATCGGATACGCGGTCGCGTCCGCTCTCGCCGCCGAGGGTGTCGATGTCGTGATCAACGGTCGCGACGAGGGACGGGTCGACGCGGCGGTCGGCGTGCTGGCCCTCGCGCACCCGGAGGTGGCCGTGTCCGGGATCGCCGCGGACTTCACCGACCCGTCGCAGGTGGCGCGGCTGACGGAGCGGCTCGGTGACGTCGACATCCTCGTCAACAACGTCGGTCTGTTCGGTCTCGCCGACTTCGCGGACGTCGCCGACGAGGACTGGGCGCGCTACTTCGAGGTGAACGTGATGAGCGGCGTGCGCCTCTCCCGCTCCCTCCTGCCGGGGATGCGGGAACGGGGCTGGGGGCGCATCGTCTTCGTCAGTAGCGAGTCCGGCGTCAACGTCCCGGCCGACATGGTGCACTACGGCGTGACGAAGGCGGCGATGATCGCGCTCGGGAACGGTCTGGCCAAGCTCACCCGCGGCACCGGCGTGACGGTGAACACCGTCCTGGGCGGCCCGACCTACTCGGAGGGGGTCGCGGCGAGCGTCACCGCGGTCGTCGAGGCCCGGTCCGTCTCCGTGGAGGTGATGAAGGAGGCGATCATCGGACAGAACACGACCAGCCTGCTGGGCCGCTTCCTCGATCCGGCCGAGGTCGCCGACCTCGTCGTCTACCTCTCCAGCGTCCGCGCATCGGCGACGAACGGCGCCGCGCTGCGGGCGGACGGCGGGGTGCTGACCGCGATGCTGTGA
- a CDS encoding MarR family winged helix-turn-helix transcriptional regulator, whose protein sequence is MSSSSPAPLSTEEMDVWSALATLLERLPAALDAQLQRDSGLTHFEHGILYALDAAPERTLRLSVLAGYANSTLSRLSRAVTRLEAKGWIRREVDAEDGRFTLGILTDAGHRKVEESTPAHQALVRRVVFDTLTPAQARQLGAASRKISAALSPDPTWMPGTPA, encoded by the coding sequence ATGTCGTCATCCTCCCCCGCCCCCTTGAGCACCGAAGAGATGGACGTCTGGTCGGCACTCGCGACGCTCCTCGAACGGCTCCCCGCGGCCCTCGACGCGCAGCTGCAGCGCGACAGCGGACTGACCCACTTCGAGCACGGCATCCTCTACGCCCTCGATGCGGCACCGGAGCGCACGCTCCGCCTCAGTGTCCTCGCCGGCTACGCGAACAGCACGCTGTCCCGACTCTCCCGTGCGGTCACCCGCCTGGAGGCGAAAGGCTGGATCCGGCGCGAGGTCGATGCGGAGGACGGGCGCTTCACCCTCGGCATCCTCACCGACGCCGGCCACCGGAAGGTCGAGGAGTCGACCCCCGCACACCAGGCCCTCGTCCGCCGCGTCGTCTTCGACACCCTGACCCCGGCGCAGGCCCGGCAGCTCGGCGCGGCGAGCCGGAAGATCTCCGCCGCACTCTCCCCCGACCCGACCTGGATGCCGGGGACGCCGGCGTGA
- a CDS encoding LacI family DNA-binding transcriptional regulator encodes MAVSVREVAEDAGVSVGTVSNVLNRPEKVAAETVARVQASIDRLGFVRNDAARQLRAGRSRTIGLVVLDIRNPFFAEVIRGAEERADQHGLSVLVANSDEKQEREAMHLDLFEEQRVTGVLVTPVAESLPRLVRMHERGTHAVLVDRESQDERFASVAVDDVEGGRIATEHLLAVGRRRIAFVGGPVALRQVSDRLSGAQAAAAAAGIGLEFIPTSALTVEEGRRAGAQILDRAPGDRPDAVFAANDLLALGLLQSLVMTGDARVPEDIALVGYDDIDFAAAAVIPLSSVRQPAALIGSTAVDLLLRGQDEVAPAPEHVLFRPELVARRSTTGE; translated from the coding sequence ATGGCCGTCAGTGTGCGGGAGGTCGCCGAGGACGCGGGTGTCTCCGTCGGGACCGTCTCGAACGTGCTCAACCGGCCGGAGAAGGTGGCCGCGGAGACCGTCGCGCGTGTGCAGGCGTCGATCGACCGCCTCGGGTTCGTGCGCAACGACGCGGCACGGCAGCTCCGTGCGGGGCGCAGTCGGACGATCGGCCTCGTCGTGCTCGACATCCGCAACCCCTTCTTCGCCGAGGTGATCCGCGGAGCCGAGGAGCGCGCCGACCAGCACGGACTCTCCGTCCTCGTCGCCAACAGCGACGAGAAGCAGGAGCGGGAGGCGATGCATCTCGATCTCTTCGAGGAGCAGCGGGTGACCGGCGTGCTCGTCACTCCCGTGGCGGAATCCCTGCCGCGGCTGGTGCGGATGCATGAGCGCGGGACGCACGCCGTGCTCGTCGACCGGGAATCGCAGGACGAGCGGTTCGCCTCCGTCGCCGTCGACGATGTCGAGGGCGGACGCATCGCGACCGAGCACCTGCTGGCGGTCGGTCGTCGCCGGATCGCCTTCGTCGGCGGCCCGGTCGCGCTGCGCCAGGTCTCCGACCGCCTGAGCGGCGCGCAGGCCGCGGCGGCCGCGGCGGGGATCGGGCTGGAGTTCATCCCGACCTCCGCGCTCACCGTCGAGGAGGGACGCCGGGCCGGTGCGCAGATCCTCGACCGCGCCCCCGGGGACCGGCCGGACGCGGTCTTCGCGGCGAACGACCTCCTGGCACTGGGCCTCCTGCAGAGCCTGGTGATGACCGGCGATGCCCGGGTCCCCGAGGACATCGCGCTCGTGGGCTACGACGACATCGACTTCGCGGCGGCCGCCGTGATCCCGCTCAGCTCGGTGCGGCAGCCGGCCGCTCTCATCGGCTCGACCGCCGTCGACCTGCTGCTGCGAGGCCAGGACGAGGTGGCGCCGGCGCCGGAGCACGTGCTGTTCCGGCCGGAGCTCGTCGCCCGCCGCTCGACGACCGGGGAGTGA
- a CDS encoding potassium channel family protein, which translates to MRGPARHGPQPWAFLAMLVTVAIVFRVTRAHALVQRVSWVVLSAAGLAALLAAFFATDSPALAVALSAASMLALLVAPWAIIAHQVTRRGLDVEALLAAVTAYILVGMFFAFVYNLLSLLLPTPLFGDAANDSLGNQLFFSFTALTTTGYGNLVPVGPGVQAVAVAEGITGQLFLITAVARIMRGASAQRTTSTPA; encoded by the coding sequence GTGCGCGGCCCAGCCCGGCACGGTCCCCAGCCCTGGGCGTTCCTCGCGATGCTGGTCACGGTCGCGATCGTGTTCCGCGTGACCAGGGCGCACGCCCTCGTGCAGCGGGTGTCGTGGGTCGTGCTCTCGGCCGCGGGGCTGGCTGCCCTCCTCGCGGCATTCTTCGCCACGGACAGTCCCGCCCTCGCGGTCGCCCTGTCCGCCGCCTCCATGCTCGCGCTGCTCGTGGCGCCGTGGGCCATCATCGCGCACCAGGTCACCCGCCGAGGCCTCGACGTCGAGGCGCTCCTGGCCGCGGTGACCGCGTACATCCTCGTCGGCATGTTCTTCGCCTTCGTCTACAACCTGCTGTCGCTGCTGCTGCCGACGCCGCTGTTCGGAGATGCGGCGAACGACTCGCTCGGCAATCAGCTCTTCTTCTCGTTCACGGCACTGACCACGACGGGCTACGGGAACCTCGTCCCCGTCGGACCGGGCGTGCAGGCGGTGGCCGTCGCCGAGGGGATCACCGGGCAGCTCTTCCTCATCACCGCCGTCGCCCGCATCATGCGGGGTGCGAGCGCCCAACGCACCACATCGACGCCGGCCTGA